A genomic region of Saccopteryx bilineata isolate mSacBil1 chromosome 1, mSacBil1_pri_phased_curated, whole genome shotgun sequence contains the following coding sequences:
- the LOC136325890 gene encoding patr class I histocompatibility antigen, A-126 alpha chain-like isoform X4, translating to MMSPQMSLPLGDRFLEKPISLPVVSGYKVSADPPDTDCPQILRIHVMGSPTLLLLLSGSLVLTPTWAGPHSLRYFYTAVSRPGRGESRFFIVGYVDDTQFVRFDSDAVSPRMEPRAPWMEQPWVEQEDPQYWDRETQISKVTAQHFRVALNTLRGYYNQSEDGSHTLQLMHSCEMDRDGRLLRGYSQFAYDGTDYLALNEDLRSWTAADAAAQITRRKWEEAGEAEHDKIYLEGRCMDYLRLYLEKGKETLQRADPPKAHVTHHPISDREVTLRCWALGFYPADITLTWQRDGQDLTQDMEFVETRPAGDGSFQKWAAVAVPPGEEQSYTCHVQHEGLPKPLTLRWEPPQATISTVVIIAVLVLLGAVVTGAVVGAVMWRRRRSGGKGGSYAQAANSDSAQGSDVSLTASKA from the exons ATGATGAGTCCACAGATGTCACTCCCATTGGGTGACCGGTTTCTAGAGAAGCCAATCAGCCTCCCCGTCGTTTCCGGTTATAAGGTCTCCGCGGACCCGCCCGACACAGATTGTCCCCAGATCCTGAGAATTCACGTCATGGGGTCCCCAACTCTCCTCCTGCTGCTCTCGGGGTCCCTGGTCCTGACCCCGACCTGGGCGG GTCCCCACTCCCTGAGATATTTCTACACCGCCGTGTCCCGGCCCGGCCGCGGGGAGTCCCGCTTCTTCATCGTCGGCTACGTGGACGACACGCAGTTCGTGCGGTTCGACAGCGACGCCGTGAGCCCGAGGATGGAGCCGCGGGCGCCGTGGATGGAGCAGCCGTGGGTGGAGCAGGAGGACCCGCAGTATTGGGACCGCGAGACGCAGATCTCCAAGGTCACCGCACAGCATTTCCGAGTGGCCCTGAACACCCTGCGCGGCTACTACAACCAGAGCGAGGACG GGTCTCACACCCTCCAGTTGATGCACAGCTGCGAAATGGACCGGGACGGGCGCCTCCTCCGCGGGTACAGTCAGTTCGCCTACGACGGTACCGACTACCTCGCCCTGAACGAGGACCTGCGCTCCTGGACCGCGGCCGACGCGGCGGCTCAGATCACCCGGCGCAAGTGGGAGGAGGCCGGTGAGGCGGAGCACGACAAGATCTACCTGGAGGGCAGGTGTATGGATTACCTCCGCCTCTAcctggaaaaggggaaggagacgcTGCAGCGCGCAG ACCCCCCAAAGGCACACGTGACCCACCACCCCATCTCTGACCGTGAGGTCACCCTgaggtgctgggccctgggcttcTACCCTGCGGACATCACCCTGACCTGGCAGCGTGACGGGCAGGACCTGACCCAGGACATGGAGTTTGTGGAGACCAGGCCTGCGGGGGACGGGAGCTTCCAGAAGTGGGCGGCTGTGGCGGTGCCCCCTGGAGAGGAGCAGAGCTACACGTGCCATGTGCAGCACGAGGGGCTGCCCAAGCCCCTGACCCTgagatggg agcCTCCTCAGGCCACCATCTCCACTGTGGTCATTATTGCTGTCCTGGTCCTCCTTGGAGCTGTGGTCACTGGAGCTGTGGTGGGAGctgtgatgtggaggaggagGCGCTCAG GTGGGAAAGGAGGGAGCTACGCTCAGGCTGCCA ACAGTGACAGTGCCCAGGGCTCTGATGTGTCTCTCACGGCTTCTAAAG CATGA
- the LOC136325890 gene encoding patr class I histocompatibility antigen, A-126 alpha chain-like isoform X1: MMSPQMSLPLGDRFLEKPISLPVVSGYKVSADPPDTDCPQILRIHVMGSPTLLLLLSGSLVLTPTWAGPHSLRYFYTAVSRPGRGESRFFIVGYVDDTQFVRFDSDAVSPRMEPRAPWMEQPWVEQEDPQYWDRETQISKVTAQHFRVALNTLRGYYNQSEDGSHTLQLMHSCEMDRDGRLLRGYSQFAYDGTDYLALNEDLRSWTAADAAAQITRRKWEEAGEAEHDKIYLEGRCMDYLRLYLEKGKETLQRAVLHFSPLSSDPPKAHVTHHPISDREVTLRCWALGFYPADITLTWQRDGQDLTQDMEFVETRPAGDGSFQKWAAVAVPPGEEQSYTCHVQHEGLPKPLTLRWEPPQATISTVVIIAVLVLLGAVVTGAVVGAVMWRRRRSGYFLPAGGKGGSYAQAANSDSAQGSDVSLTASKA, from the exons ATGATGAGTCCACAGATGTCACTCCCATTGGGTGACCGGTTTCTAGAGAAGCCAATCAGCCTCCCCGTCGTTTCCGGTTATAAGGTCTCCGCGGACCCGCCCGACACAGATTGTCCCCAGATCCTGAGAATTCACGTCATGGGGTCCCCAACTCTCCTCCTGCTGCTCTCGGGGTCCCTGGTCCTGACCCCGACCTGGGCGG GTCCCCACTCCCTGAGATATTTCTACACCGCCGTGTCCCGGCCCGGCCGCGGGGAGTCCCGCTTCTTCATCGTCGGCTACGTGGACGACACGCAGTTCGTGCGGTTCGACAGCGACGCCGTGAGCCCGAGGATGGAGCCGCGGGCGCCGTGGATGGAGCAGCCGTGGGTGGAGCAGGAGGACCCGCAGTATTGGGACCGCGAGACGCAGATCTCCAAGGTCACCGCACAGCATTTCCGAGTGGCCCTGAACACCCTGCGCGGCTACTACAACCAGAGCGAGGACG GGTCTCACACCCTCCAGTTGATGCACAGCTGCGAAATGGACCGGGACGGGCGCCTCCTCCGCGGGTACAGTCAGTTCGCCTACGACGGTACCGACTACCTCGCCCTGAACGAGGACCTGCGCTCCTGGACCGCGGCCGACGCGGCGGCTCAGATCACCCGGCGCAAGTGGGAGGAGGCCGGTGAGGCGGAGCACGACAAGATCTACCTGGAGGGCAGGTGTATGGATTACCTCCGCCTCTAcctggaaaaggggaaggagacgcTGCAGCGCGCAG TTCTGCATTTCTCACCCCTCTCCTCAGACCCCCCAAAGGCACACGTGACCCACCACCCCATCTCTGACCGTGAGGTCACCCTgaggtgctgggccctgggcttcTACCCTGCGGACATCACCCTGACCTGGCAGCGTGACGGGCAGGACCTGACCCAGGACATGGAGTTTGTGGAGACCAGGCCTGCGGGGGACGGGAGCTTCCAGAAGTGGGCGGCTGTGGCGGTGCCCCCTGGAGAGGAGCAGAGCTACACGTGCCATGTGCAGCACGAGGGGCTGCCCAAGCCCCTGACCCTgagatggg agcCTCCTCAGGCCACCATCTCCACTGTGGTCATTATTGCTGTCCTGGTCCTCCTTGGAGCTGTGGTCACTGGAGCTGTGGTGGGAGctgtgatgtggaggaggagGCGCTCAG GATATTTTCTTCCTGCAGGTGGGAAAGGAGGGAGCTACGCTCAGGCTGCCA ACAGTGACAGTGCCCAGGGCTCTGATGTGTCTCTCACGGCTTCTAAAG CATGA
- the LOC136325890 gene encoding patr class I histocompatibility antigen, A-126 alpha chain-like isoform X2 gives MMSPQMSLPLGDRFLEKPISLPVVSGYKVSADPPDTDCPQILRIHVMGSPTLLLLLSGSLVLTPTWAGPHSLRYFYTAVSRPGRGESRFFIVGYVDDTQFVRFDSDAVSPRMEPRAPWMEQPWVEQEDPQYWDRETQISKVTAQHFRVALNTLRGYYNQSEDGSHTLQLMHSCEMDRDGRLLRGYSQFAYDGTDYLALNEDLRSWTAADAAAQITRRKWEEAGEAEHDKIYLEGRCMDYLRLYLEKGKETLQRAVLHFSPLSSDPPKAHVTHHPISDREVTLRCWALGFYPADITLTWQRDGQDLTQDMEFVETRPAGDGSFQKWAAVAVPPGEEQSYTCHVQHEGLPKPLTLRWEPPQATISTVVIIAVLVLLGAVVTGAVVGAVMWRRRRSGGKGGSYAQAANSDSAQGSDVSLTASKA, from the exons ATGATGAGTCCACAGATGTCACTCCCATTGGGTGACCGGTTTCTAGAGAAGCCAATCAGCCTCCCCGTCGTTTCCGGTTATAAGGTCTCCGCGGACCCGCCCGACACAGATTGTCCCCAGATCCTGAGAATTCACGTCATGGGGTCCCCAACTCTCCTCCTGCTGCTCTCGGGGTCCCTGGTCCTGACCCCGACCTGGGCGG GTCCCCACTCCCTGAGATATTTCTACACCGCCGTGTCCCGGCCCGGCCGCGGGGAGTCCCGCTTCTTCATCGTCGGCTACGTGGACGACACGCAGTTCGTGCGGTTCGACAGCGACGCCGTGAGCCCGAGGATGGAGCCGCGGGCGCCGTGGATGGAGCAGCCGTGGGTGGAGCAGGAGGACCCGCAGTATTGGGACCGCGAGACGCAGATCTCCAAGGTCACCGCACAGCATTTCCGAGTGGCCCTGAACACCCTGCGCGGCTACTACAACCAGAGCGAGGACG GGTCTCACACCCTCCAGTTGATGCACAGCTGCGAAATGGACCGGGACGGGCGCCTCCTCCGCGGGTACAGTCAGTTCGCCTACGACGGTACCGACTACCTCGCCCTGAACGAGGACCTGCGCTCCTGGACCGCGGCCGACGCGGCGGCTCAGATCACCCGGCGCAAGTGGGAGGAGGCCGGTGAGGCGGAGCACGACAAGATCTACCTGGAGGGCAGGTGTATGGATTACCTCCGCCTCTAcctggaaaaggggaaggagacgcTGCAGCGCGCAG TTCTGCATTTCTCACCCCTCTCCTCAGACCCCCCAAAGGCACACGTGACCCACCACCCCATCTCTGACCGTGAGGTCACCCTgaggtgctgggccctgggcttcTACCCTGCGGACATCACCCTGACCTGGCAGCGTGACGGGCAGGACCTGACCCAGGACATGGAGTTTGTGGAGACCAGGCCTGCGGGGGACGGGAGCTTCCAGAAGTGGGCGGCTGTGGCGGTGCCCCCTGGAGAGGAGCAGAGCTACACGTGCCATGTGCAGCACGAGGGGCTGCCCAAGCCCCTGACCCTgagatggg agcCTCCTCAGGCCACCATCTCCACTGTGGTCATTATTGCTGTCCTGGTCCTCCTTGGAGCTGTGGTCACTGGAGCTGTGGTGGGAGctgtgatgtggaggaggagGCGCTCAG GTGGGAAAGGAGGGAGCTACGCTCAGGCTGCCA ACAGTGACAGTGCCCAGGGCTCTGATGTGTCTCTCACGGCTTCTAAAG CATGA
- the LOC136325890 gene encoding patr class I histocompatibility antigen, A-126 alpha chain-like isoform X3: MMSPQMSLPLGDRFLEKPISLPVVSGYKVSADPPDTDCPQILRIHVMGSPTLLLLLSGSLVLTPTWAGPHSLRYFYTAVSRPGRGESRFFIVGYVDDTQFVRFDSDAVSPRMEPRAPWMEQPWVEQEDPQYWDRETQISKVTAQHFRVALNTLRGYYNQSEDGSHTLQLMHSCEMDRDGRLLRGYSQFAYDGTDYLALNEDLRSWTAADAAAQITRRKWEEAGEAEHDKIYLEGRCMDYLRLYLEKGKETLQRADPPKAHVTHHPISDREVTLRCWALGFYPADITLTWQRDGQDLTQDMEFVETRPAGDGSFQKWAAVAVPPGEEQSYTCHVQHEGLPKPLTLRWEPPQATISTVVIIAVLVLLGAVVTGAVVGAVMWRRRRSGYFLPAGGKGGSYAQAANSDSAQGSDVSLTASKA, from the exons ATGATGAGTCCACAGATGTCACTCCCATTGGGTGACCGGTTTCTAGAGAAGCCAATCAGCCTCCCCGTCGTTTCCGGTTATAAGGTCTCCGCGGACCCGCCCGACACAGATTGTCCCCAGATCCTGAGAATTCACGTCATGGGGTCCCCAACTCTCCTCCTGCTGCTCTCGGGGTCCCTGGTCCTGACCCCGACCTGGGCGG GTCCCCACTCCCTGAGATATTTCTACACCGCCGTGTCCCGGCCCGGCCGCGGGGAGTCCCGCTTCTTCATCGTCGGCTACGTGGACGACACGCAGTTCGTGCGGTTCGACAGCGACGCCGTGAGCCCGAGGATGGAGCCGCGGGCGCCGTGGATGGAGCAGCCGTGGGTGGAGCAGGAGGACCCGCAGTATTGGGACCGCGAGACGCAGATCTCCAAGGTCACCGCACAGCATTTCCGAGTGGCCCTGAACACCCTGCGCGGCTACTACAACCAGAGCGAGGACG GGTCTCACACCCTCCAGTTGATGCACAGCTGCGAAATGGACCGGGACGGGCGCCTCCTCCGCGGGTACAGTCAGTTCGCCTACGACGGTACCGACTACCTCGCCCTGAACGAGGACCTGCGCTCCTGGACCGCGGCCGACGCGGCGGCTCAGATCACCCGGCGCAAGTGGGAGGAGGCCGGTGAGGCGGAGCACGACAAGATCTACCTGGAGGGCAGGTGTATGGATTACCTCCGCCTCTAcctggaaaaggggaaggagacgcTGCAGCGCGCAG ACCCCCCAAAGGCACACGTGACCCACCACCCCATCTCTGACCGTGAGGTCACCCTgaggtgctgggccctgggcttcTACCCTGCGGACATCACCCTGACCTGGCAGCGTGACGGGCAGGACCTGACCCAGGACATGGAGTTTGTGGAGACCAGGCCTGCGGGGGACGGGAGCTTCCAGAAGTGGGCGGCTGTGGCGGTGCCCCCTGGAGAGGAGCAGAGCTACACGTGCCATGTGCAGCACGAGGGGCTGCCCAAGCCCCTGACCCTgagatggg agcCTCCTCAGGCCACCATCTCCACTGTGGTCATTATTGCTGTCCTGGTCCTCCTTGGAGCTGTGGTCACTGGAGCTGTGGTGGGAGctgtgatgtggaggaggagGCGCTCAG GATATTTTCTTCCTGCAGGTGGGAAAGGAGGGAGCTACGCTCAGGCTGCCA ACAGTGACAGTGCCCAGGGCTCTGATGTGTCTCTCACGGCTTCTAAAG CATGA